The Metabacillus schmidteae genome has a segment encoding these proteins:
- a CDS encoding LysE/ArgO family amino acid transporter, with amino-acid sequence MKPILHGMMLAFGLILPLGVQNVFIFNQGATHKRFSNALPAIITAGICDTILILLAVAGVSIMILTFEWLRTFLFLIGFFFLAYMGWLMWKSTSEVRNDQNSNHFSTKRQIMFAASVSLLNPHAILDTIGVIGTSSLVYVGFDKWLFTVSCIGVSWIWFFTLAIIGKKIEHIDTSGILLKRMNQVSALIIWGMAVYMGLQLF; translated from the coding sequence TTGAAACCAATACTGCATGGAATGATGCTTGCCTTCGGATTAATCTTACCTTTAGGTGTGCAGAATGTTTTTATTTTTAACCAAGGTGCTACACACAAGAGATTTTCCAATGCCTTACCGGCGATTATTACGGCAGGTATTTGTGATACGATTCTTATTTTATTAGCTGTAGCAGGTGTTTCGATCATGATTTTAACGTTTGAATGGCTGCGGACTTTTTTGTTTTTAATAGGATTCTTTTTCTTAGCATATATGGGATGGCTGATGTGGAAAAGCACATCTGAAGTGAGAAACGATCAAAACTCGAACCACTTTTCAACTAAACGTCAGATTATGTTTGCCGCATCTGTATCTTTATTAAATCCTCATGCCATTTTGGACACAATCGGAGTTATTGGCACTAGCTCATTAGTCTATGTAGGCTTTGATAAATGGCTATTTACTGTATCTTGCATTGGGGTATCGTGGATTTGGTTTTTTACGTTAGCGATAATCGGAAAAAAGATCGAACATATTGATACTTCTGGGATTCTATTAAAAAGAATGAATCAAGTCTCTGCTTTGATTATTTGGGGAATGGCAGTTTATATGGGGCTACAGTTATTCTAA
- a CDS encoding ABC transporter permease, with translation MTFRRFAFNNVFRNKRLYAAYFLSSMFTVMVFFTFAIFAFHPTLSGNEMNSYVKIGMYTAAIIIYVFSFFFIMYSMSSFLNTRKNEFGLLMMQGMSVRQIRLMVFLENMVIGFFATICGILFGLVFAKVILLVAENVLVIEEGLNFYFPLIAILSTFVSFIVLFFFISIFVSYILRSRKLIDLIKGNKKSKGEPKANIFLTILACVLIGIGYTVALIVEGLQVVAALLPVVIVVILGTYLLFTQLSVYIIRKFKNKNNVFWRKTNMILLSDLSFRMKDNARTFFLVAIVSTVAFSAIGSLYGFQSILTSTFKNTNPTTFSYRVIDNNEDKDVSLINKTIDQENMKADHEQTLLRYYEVGEDTNLITSESDFNRFAALIGEDTIEIEKGQIKVVEFTDSSYGQTDELLRQSIKLNTGEILKPMEVIFSRALPEIDSYYVVSDQNYKELQTPAMEEIYHAWQVTKGEENILEASETLVKALQPYEFTSVEYQVYEINKGFGLVMFIGLFIGIVFFVSAGSFLYFRLYADLDEDKQKFKSISKIGLTEKELKNVLTRQTAILFFAPIVVALIHGAVALTALSHMFYFNLFQQSVTVLGTFLVIQIVYFFIVRFFYTKQVKSVL, from the coding sequence ATGACCTTTCGCAGATTCGCGTTTAACAACGTTTTCCGCAATAAACGATTGTATGCTGCCTACTTTCTAAGTAGTATGTTTACTGTTATGGTCTTTTTTACGTTTGCTATATTTGCTTTTCATCCGACATTGAGTGGAAATGAAATGAATTCTTATGTGAAAATTGGCATGTACACGGCTGCAATTATCATTTATGTCTTTTCGTTTTTCTTCATCATGTATTCAATGAGCTCATTCTTAAATACGCGTAAAAATGAGTTTGGTTTATTAATGATGCAAGGAATGTCAGTAAGGCAAATTCGTCTTATGGTGTTTCTTGAGAACATGGTTATTGGATTTTTTGCAACGATATGTGGTATTTTATTTGGGTTAGTTTTTGCGAAGGTCATTTTACTGGTCGCAGAAAATGTCCTTGTCATTGAAGAAGGTCTTAACTTTTACTTTCCGCTGATAGCCATTCTTTCAACATTTGTTTCATTTATCGTATTATTCTTTTTTATTTCAATATTTGTCTCATATATTCTACGCAGTAGGAAACTAATTGATTTAATAAAAGGAAATAAGAAGTCAAAAGGGGAACCAAAAGCGAATATTTTTCTAACAATTCTTGCATGTGTTTTGATAGGAATTGGGTATACTGTTGCTCTAATAGTGGAGGGGCTGCAAGTAGTAGCAGCACTGCTGCCTGTTGTGATCGTGGTCATTTTGGGGACGTATTTACTTTTTACCCAATTAAGTGTTTATATTATCCGTAAATTTAAAAACAAGAACAATGTCTTCTGGAGAAAAACGAATATGATTTTATTATCCGATCTTTCTTTTCGAATGAAAGATAATGCTCGTACGTTTTTCTTGGTCGCAATTGTTTCAACTGTTGCCTTTAGTGCAATCGGCTCCCTTTACGGTTTTCAAAGCATTCTTACATCCACGTTTAAAAATACAAATCCAACGACATTTTCCTATCGGGTAATAGACAATAATGAAGATAAAGATGTTTCGTTGATTAATAAGACAATAGATCAAGAAAACATGAAAGCGGATCATGAGCAAACACTGCTTCGCTACTATGAGGTAGGGGAAGATACAAATCTCATAACGAGTGAATCAGATTTTAACCGTTTTGCTGCCTTGATTGGGGAAGATACGATTGAGATCGAAAAAGGTCAAATAAAGGTTGTGGAATTTACAGATTCATCATATGGACAGACAGATGAGTTATTAAGGCAATCCATAAAATTGAATACCGGTGAAATCTTAAAGCCAATGGAAGTTATATTCTCAAGGGCGCTTCCTGAGATTGACTCTTACTATGTTGTGTCAGATCAAAACTACAAAGAGCTACAAACTCCAGCAATGGAAGAGATTTATCATGCCTGGCAGGTAACGAAAGGTGAAGAAAACATATTAGAAGCTTCTGAAACGTTAGTAAAAGCACTTCAGCCTTATGAATTCACTTCTGTCGAATACCAAGTCTATGAAATTAATAAAGGTTTCGGACTTGTTATGTTTATTGGACTATTTATTGGAATTGTCTTCTTCGTCTCTGCCGGAAGCTTCCTGTATTTCCGTCTTTACGCCGATTTAGATGAAGATAAACAAAAGTTCAAAAGCATCTCAAAAATAGGCTTAACTGAAAAAGAACTAAAAAATGTGCTGACGAGACAAACGGCGATCCTTTTCTTTGCACCAATAGTCGTCGCACTGATTCATGGAGCGGTTGCACTTACAGCATTGTCACACATGTTTTATTTTAATCTATTCCAACAATCTGTCACGGTATTAGGGACATTCTTAGTGATCCAAATTGTATACTTTTTCATCGTTCGCTTTTTCTACACCAAGCAGGTTAAGAGTGTGCTTTAA
- a CDS encoding ABC transporter ATP-binding protein: MLEVKNVSKIYEGKIAYKALRDIQLSIESGEFVGIMGPSGSGKTTLLNMIATIDEPTTGEILINGENPHLLKKEDLAKFRRRELGFVFQDFNLLHTLTVEENIVLPLTLDGKKVKEMKQKASEIAEKLGISQIMNKRTYEISGGQAQRAAVARAMIHVPKLLLADEPTGNLDSKSSKDVMQMLESINRTERTTMLLVTHDPLAASYCNRVIFIRDGHFYSEIHRGNNRQAFFQKIIDTLSLLGGDGNDLSQIRV; the protein is encoded by the coding sequence ATGTTGGAAGTTAAAAACGTAAGTAAAATTTATGAAGGTAAAATCGCATATAAAGCATTAAGGGATATTCAATTATCAATTGAATCAGGTGAATTTGTTGGAATTATGGGTCCATCTGGTAGTGGAAAAACAACCTTGCTGAATATGATAGCAACAATTGATGAACCAACAACTGGAGAAATCTTAATTAATGGAGAAAACCCTCATCTTCTGAAGAAAGAAGATCTGGCGAAATTTCGCAGACGAGAGCTTGGCTTTGTCTTTCAGGACTTCAATTTATTACACACTTTAACTGTTGAAGAAAATATTGTTCTTCCCTTGACACTTGATGGGAAAAAGGTAAAAGAAATGAAACAAAAGGCGAGTGAAATTGCGGAAAAATTAGGGATTTCTCAAATTATGAATAAACGAACTTATGAAATCTCGGGTGGCCAGGCGCAGAGGGCAGCTGTTGCAAGAGCAATGATACATGTTCCAAAGTTACTTCTTGCAGATGAACCAACAGGGAATCTTGATTCTAAATCATCGAAGGATGTAATGCAGATGTTAGAATCAATTAATCGTACAGAACGCACAACAATGTTACTTGTCACACATGATCCGCTGGCTGCAAGCTATTGTAATCGTGTCATTTTCATTCGTGACGGACATTTTTATTCGGAAATTCATCGTGGAAATAACCGACAAGCATTTTTCCAAAAGATAATCGATACACTTTCACTGCTGGGAGGGGATGGAAATGACCTTTCGCAGATTCGCGTTTAA
- a CDS encoding sensor histidine kinase, with protein sequence MKLFFREHSLLLVVQTIQLIVILSIFWLDGYHDLKLFLYAAFLCFFILAIYLIYYYISHRKLYQRLQKPLNSLDDTFQTTDKAALSVAFDKVLREQYVLFQSQLEFIEKQQEEHRKFMDQWVHQMKTPLSVIELTAQNLDEPDSSSIREETDRMKSGLNTVLYMARFKTIEQDFHIKPVNLSKVVQEVNGENKRFYIRNSVYPKLVIEKEGITVETDEKWLFFILSQLINNAVKYSIGKSNQILISIYEKEKEAVLEVRDFGIGIPETDKRRIYQPFFTGENGRKYRESTGMGLYLVKETLDHLGHRLEMESAEETGSTFRIIFSETQNLTPL encoded by the coding sequence ATGAAATTATTTTTCAGGGAACATTCCTTATTACTTGTTGTCCAAACGATTCAATTGATCGTTATCCTTTCAATCTTCTGGCTTGATGGGTATCATGATCTCAAGCTGTTTTTATATGCTGCCTTTCTCTGTTTCTTTATCCTAGCTATTTATCTTATTTATTATTACATAAGTCATCGCAAGCTTTACCAACGTCTTCAAAAACCTCTTAATTCACTAGATGATACCTTTCAAACAACAGATAAAGCCGCATTGTCAGTTGCTTTTGATAAGGTATTGCGTGAACAATATGTCCTTTTTCAAAGTCAACTGGAATTCATTGAAAAGCAACAGGAAGAGCATCGAAAGTTTATGGATCAATGGGTGCATCAGATGAAAACACCACTGTCAGTGATTGAATTAACAGCTCAAAATTTAGATGAACCAGATTCATCAAGTATTCGTGAAGAAACAGATCGAATGAAATCAGGATTAAATACTGTCCTCTATATGGCACGATTTAAAACAATTGAACAAGATTTTCATATTAAACCGGTTAACTTATCGAAAGTTGTTCAGGAGGTAAACGGAGAAAATAAGCGGTTCTATATCCGAAACTCAGTATATCCAAAGCTAGTCATAGAAAAGGAAGGAATAACAGTTGAAACGGATGAAAAATGGCTGTTTTTTATCCTATCTCAGCTTATTAACAATGCGGTTAAATATTCTATAGGGAAAAGTAACCAAATTTTAATTTCCATTTATGAAAAAGAGAAGGAAGCTGTGCTTGAAGTAAGAGACTTTGGGATCGGAATTCCTGAAACAGATAAGCGGCGAATCTATCAACCATTTTTTACCGGAGAAAATGGGCGGAAATATCGGGAATCAACAGGAATGGGTTTGTATTTAGTAAAAGAGACATTAGATCATCTTGGACATCGCTTGGAAATGGAGTCAGCAGAGGAAACGGGATCAACCTTTCGAATCATCTTCTCTGAAACCCAAAACCTTACACCACTGTAA
- a CDS encoding response regulator transcription factor, with amino-acid sequence MQKIMIVEDDPKISDHLKKHIEKYGYEVTTVIDFDHVMDEFYRTKPQLVLLDINLPSFDGYYWCRQIRKESVCPVIFISARIGEMDQVMALENGGDDYITKPFSAEIVMAKIRSQLRRAYGEYATKVEERVLENNGLSLFPERLEITFQTKTVSLSKKESDIIESLMERYPRVAGREDLLEKLWDDQTYIDENTLNVNITRVRKKLQEIGLEDVVETVRGAGYRLHISWVEKKG; translated from the coding sequence ATGCAAAAAATAATGATCGTAGAAGATGACCCGAAAATATCAGATCATTTAAAAAAACATATAGAAAAATACGGCTACGAGGTAACAACTGTGATAGATTTCGACCATGTTATGGATGAATTTTATCGCACCAAGCCCCAGCTTGTTCTTCTTGATATTAACCTTCCAAGCTTTGATGGGTATTACTGGTGCCGGCAAATTCGAAAGGAATCGGTGTGCCCGGTTATCTTTATTTCTGCGCGCATAGGTGAAATGGATCAAGTGATGGCCCTTGAAAATGGCGGTGATGATTATATAACAAAGCCCTTCAGTGCAGAAATTGTAATGGCTAAGATCCGCAGTCAGCTTCGCCGTGCATACGGAGAATATGCGACAAAGGTAGAAGAGAGGGTGTTGGAAAACAACGGACTGAGTCTTTTCCCGGAAAGATTAGAAATAACATTCCAGACAAAAACTGTGTCTTTATCGAAAAAGGAATCAGACATTATCGAAAGCTTGATGGAACGGTATCCACGTGTAGCAGGACGGGAAGATTTACTAGAGAAACTGTGGGATGATCAAACCTATATAGATGAAAATACATTAAATGTGAATATTACAAGAGTAAGAAAAAAGCTTCAAGAAATTGGCCTGGAAGATGTTGTAGAAACAGTTAGAGGTGCGGGGTATCGATTGCATATTTCGTGGGTGGAGAAAAAGGGATGA
- the mscL gene encoding large conductance mechanosensitive channel protein MscL: MWNEFKKFALKGNVLDLAVGVVIGAAFGKIVTSLVNDIIMPLVGLLMGGIDFTDLTVKVGSEELKYGLFIQNVVDFLIVAFSIFLFVRIINKYFKKKEKETQAAPVVDKNIELLTEIRDLLKNKSES; encoded by the coding sequence ATGTGGAATGAATTTAAGAAATTTGCACTAAAAGGAAATGTCCTGGACTTAGCTGTCGGTGTCGTTATCGGGGCAGCCTTTGGTAAAATTGTAACATCACTTGTTAATGACATCATAATGCCGCTTGTTGGACTTCTAATGGGAGGAATTGATTTTACAGATCTGACTGTAAAAGTAGGCAGTGAAGAACTGAAGTATGGTTTATTTATCCAGAATGTGGTTGATTTCCTGATTGTGGCCTTCTCAATCTTTCTATTTGTGAGAATCATCAACAAATATTTTAAAAAGAAAGAAAAAGAAACCCAGGCAGCACCTGTTGTCGATAAAAATATTGAGTTATTAACGGAGATAAGAGATTTATTAAAGAACAAATCCGAGTCTTAA
- a CDS encoding DUF1801 domain-containing protein, which translates to MYNSRLHPKVDEFLTKEKKWKAEFEKLREIALDSELTEEFKWMHPCYTLNGKNVVLIHGFKEYCALLFHKGALLKDDHNILIQQTENVQSARQIRFTNVQEINEMESILKTYIQNAIEVEKAGLEVKLKKDTDYTIPEELQTKFEELPALKTAFEELTPGRQRAYILHFSQPKQSKTRESRIIKSIERILIGKGLKDCICGLSKRMPNCDGSHKNIQ; encoded by the coding sequence ATGTACAATAGTAGATTACATCCAAAAGTTGATGAGTTTTTAACGAAGGAAAAAAAGTGGAAGGCAGAATTCGAGAAGTTGAGAGAGATCGCTCTTGACTCTGAACTAACAGAAGAATTTAAGTGGATGCATCCTTGTTACACCTTAAACGGTAAAAATGTTGTTTTAATACATGGATTTAAAGAATACTGTGCTCTTTTGTTTCATAAAGGTGCCTTGTTAAAGGATGATCATAACATTCTCATTCAACAAACAGAAAATGTCCAGTCGGCCCGTCAAATCCGGTTCACCAATGTACAAGAAATTAATGAAATGGAATCCATCCTGAAAACGTATATTCAAAATGCCATTGAAGTAGAAAAAGCAGGTTTGGAAGTGAAACTTAAAAAGGATACAGACTACACAATTCCTGAAGAACTCCAAACTAAATTTGAAGAACTCCCTGCCTTGAAAACAGCTTTTGAAGAATTAACACCAGGAAGGCAAAGAGCATACATTCTTCATTTTTCGCAGCCAAAACAATCCAAGACACGAGAATCCAGAATTATAAAATCGATAGAGAGAATTCTTATTGGAAAAGGCTTGAAAGATTGCATTTGCGGTCTATCTAAAAGAATGCCCAACTGTGACGGTTCGCACAAGAATATACAGTAA
- a CDS encoding RQC-minor-1 family DNA-binding protein → MLKKIECLSDEEIKVILRAADGIIASGGRTLLAKILKGSREKKLLELELDKCPVYGYYKSEKLEDVMDKIDWMIDFDFLEIQYSGKLPMIVYTERGWQIECDQYADELLSEWKKWLEEEKQDIDMTYLKDRNRQMILLLLDKVKESGNKAFIPYLKLWEKIEYKKVKEAIRTTTKALENNEQVDEQLIKERIAANTEALKGSAPQDLLLKCWDCGDRFTFSISEQKFFKQKGFQLPKTCKKCLEKRKELFY, encoded by the coding sequence GTGTTGAAGAAAATAGAATGTTTATCGGATGAAGAAATAAAGGTGATATTAAGAGCTGCAGATGGAATTATAGCAAGTGGTGGGAGAACACTTCTCGCGAAAATATTAAAAGGCTCACGTGAGAAAAAACTTTTAGAATTAGAGTTAGATAAATGTCCAGTGTATGGTTATTATAAATCAGAAAAACTGGAAGATGTAATGGATAAAATTGATTGGATGATCGATTTTGATTTTCTGGAAATTCAGTATAGTGGTAAACTACCTATGATTGTATACACAGAACGCGGTTGGCAAATTGAATGTGATCAATATGCAGATGAACTTTTAAGTGAATGGAAAAAATGGCTCGAAGAAGAAAAACAAGATATTGATATGACCTATTTAAAAGATCGTAATAGGCAAATGATTTTATTATTGCTTGATAAAGTGAAGGAATCAGGAAATAAAGCGTTTATCCCATATTTAAAATTATGGGAAAAGATCGAGTATAAGAAAGTAAAAGAAGCAATACGAACAACAACTAAAGCATTGGAAAATAACGAACAGGTTGATGAACAACTCATTAAGGAAAGAATTGCAGCAAACACTGAGGCCTTAAAGGGCTCAGCACCGCAAGACCTATTGCTAAAATGTTGGGATTGCGGAGACCGATTTACTTTTTCAATAAGTGAGCAGAAATTTTTTAAGCAAAAAGGCTTCCAGTTGCCAAAAACCTGTAAAAAGTGTCTCGAAAAAAGGAAAGAATTGTTTTATTAA
- a CDS encoding dihydroxy-acid dehydratase domain-containing protein, with the protein MAVQFPKIENSINAYKDNVQGKANEPITVAGLLDRSKQILGMEYMGSTPDWTLEEIYNRLEENAPRIAIIGGSSDHPAHIMDFKTSAHAAIRIWQNGGVPFYFSTPVLCDGTAQNNMGMSYSLQSRNAVAQMIVNQMEAHSYHGAFIIQGCDKQPLGVVSAMVHLDRLRQERGEAPVFATFAPAHVLQGGTIPEDLFTELSQIAVKAENHGASDVADDLRDAMDYILQCSSNTAFQGVLKRAQERGLITEAQHKEYERRLAVATCDGSGGVCAFNGTGNSSRHLVAGFGLVHPTLELLTSAPNQVQINDAIDSLATMINNPVFSASNIMANNIRNAIRIHSASGGSTNLMMHIVAAMLYGGYKFSLWDLDEIHHSHPIPDLFNYSLTEGRDIFSLATQCCGGDSRGMETLFYELIQNGVPMDVDAPTVTGTSWGERLANTDRLPASNVKENPVILSKPRRPFSGVDVLTGNFFESAIVKISGMATPQLDQFDKKAAFVLYYENEDEANQGLLDTQLLPKLRDNQSFSHENLLGLLKANAPDQYDELKAYDYDNLFDKLVEKSILKIAVIVSGQGPEAFGMPEMFTPMQHINANRKLQRIAALISDGRYSGVSYGAAIGHMTPEAINGGGIGYLQTGDLLYLDLRGREINFLDQNALQNGTIKFDFSTIKEERTALANERKSLLKIRQRKVAASNRLVGHTDAAKGVVLSIIDEEAELDYNTDIVKYEVKQVSEK; encoded by the coding sequence ATGGCTGTCCAATTTCCAAAAATAGAAAATTCAATTAATGCTTATAAAGATAATGTGCAAGGAAAAGCAAATGAACCGATCACGGTTGCCGGTTTATTAGACCGATCAAAACAAATCCTGGGAATGGAATATATGGGTTCTACTCCTGATTGGACATTAGAGGAAATTTATAACCGTTTAGAAGAAAATGCACCTCGTATTGCTATTATCGGTGGTTCTTCTGATCATCCGGCACATATTATGGACTTTAAAACGTCAGCACATGCTGCGATCAGAATCTGGCAAAATGGTGGTGTACCATTCTACTTTTCTACACCTGTTTTGTGTGATGGTACAGCACAAAATAATATGGGAATGAGCTATTCCTTACAAAGTAGAAATGCTGTAGCGCAAATGATCGTCAATCAAATGGAAGCCCACAGCTATCATGGTGCCTTTATTATTCAAGGATGTGATAAACAGCCTCTAGGTGTTGTAAGCGCAATGGTCCATTTAGACCGTCTTCGTCAGGAAAGAGGAGAGGCACCGGTTTTTGCTACATTTGCTCCTGCTCATGTTTTACAGGGAGGAACGATTCCTGAAGATTTGTTCACAGAATTAAGTCAAATAGCAGTGAAGGCAGAAAATCATGGTGCTTCCGATGTAGCAGATGATTTAAGAGATGCTATGGATTATATTTTACAATGCTCCTCTAATACCGCGTTTCAGGGTGTATTAAAACGAGCTCAAGAACGTGGCCTCATTACAGAAGCACAGCATAAAGAGTATGAAAGAAGATTGGCTGTTGCGACATGTGATGGTAGTGGGGGTGTTTGTGCTTTTAATGGTACAGGAAACAGTTCACGACATTTAGTTGCAGGGTTTGGGTTAGTTCATCCAACTTTAGAGCTTTTAACGAGTGCACCTAATCAAGTACAAATAAATGATGCGATTGATAGTTTAGCTACGATGATTAACAATCCTGTCTTTAGTGCTTCCAACATAATGGCCAATAATATCCGGAATGCCATCCGTATTCATAGTGCTTCAGGCGGTTCAACTAATTTGATGATGCATATTGTAGCAGCCATGTTATACGGTGGTTACAAATTTAGTTTATGGGATTTAGATGAAATTCATCATTCACACCCAATTCCGGATTTGTTTAACTATAGCTTAACTGAGGGACGAGATATTTTCTCACTTGCTACACAATGCTGCGGCGGAGATAGCAGGGGAATGGAAACATTATTTTATGAATTAATTCAAAACGGTGTTCCAATGGATGTAGATGCTCCAACTGTAACAGGAACTAGCTGGGGTGAACGTTTAGCAAATACGGATAGGCTACCAGCGTCTAATGTGAAAGAAAACCCGGTAATTTTATCTAAGCCTAGAAGACCGTTTAGTGGTGTAGATGTCTTAACTGGTAATTTCTTTGAAAGTGCCATCGTGAAAATTAGTGGAATGGCCACACCGCAATTGGATCAATTTGATAAAAAAGCGGCATTTGTCCTTTATTATGAAAATGAAGATGAAGCAAATCAAGGATTATTAGACACTCAGCTTTTACCTAAACTAAGAGATAACCAATCATTTTCTCATGAAAATTTATTAGGTCTATTAAAAGCAAATGCACCTGACCAATATGATGAATTAAAAGCCTATGACTATGACAATCTCTTTGATAAATTAGTCGAGAAAAGTATTTTGAAAATTGCGGTCATCGTGTCAGGTCAAGGTCCGGAAGCATTCGGCATGCCTGAAATGTTTACACCAATGCAACATATTAATGCGAATCGAAAACTACAACGGATTGCTGCATTGATTAGTGATGGAAGATATTCGGGAGTTTCCTATGGCGCTGCGATTGGTCACATGACACCTGAAGCGATAAATGGCGGTGGAATTGGATATCTTCAAACAGGAGATTTATTATACCTTGATCTAAGAGGAAGAGAAATTAACTTTCTCGATCAAAACGCTCTACAAAACGGCACAATTAAGTTCGACTTCAGTACGATAAAAGAAGAAAGAACAGCATTAGCAAATGAAAGAAAATCATTGCTAAAAATACGCCAGCGAAAAGTAGCGGCAAGTAACCGATTAGTCGGTCACACAGATGCAGCAAAAGGTGTAGTTCTATCAATAATAGATGAAGAAGCGGAACTTGATTACAATACGGATATCGTAAAGTACGAAGTAAAACAGGTAAGTGAAAAGTAA
- a CDS encoding GntP family permease yields the protein MSTVSFVTVLCVSLLLLIFMILKLKVHPVLAMFVVAAGMGVGFGNTLLETMGLINEGFGSTLTGIGLTIILGSILAMGIQDIRATDSVANFFNKLFRGKNMELAPALTGFFVSIPVFSDVTMILLAPIASKIAHLKKISMSTMTAFTGLGLVLTHGLVPPTPGILATAITLKADLGFVIFWGLVVALVSFFGTWLLLRKWTEKEFILPLDKFLGGEETRADQSEVAATIEPAAEAPLKNDTGKRLPPFYLAFLPIILPVVFIASSSFANIFLEEGSYLQPFFATLGDKTVALSAGVLVVLILAFMYKQNVYESAMKESSDEVNRDTPFMYILVETWVTRALLVAILPLLITAMSGAMGNIIKTNETVEALAISIANTNVLPILLPYFIAFAIMSAAGSMTMAALTTAAIVVPMMPILDLSPVAVTLAIGAGTLALSHLNNSGFWILIKFFNLPTKQGFKYITIPTLLASIIAIVTIIVINSVGLI from the coding sequence GTGAGCACAGTAAGTTTCGTAACGGTTTTGTGTGTAAGTTTATTATTATTAATTTTCATGATCTTAAAATTAAAAGTCCATCCAGTTTTAGCTATGTTTGTTGTTGCCGCGGGGATGGGAGTAGGATTTGGGAATACGTTACTAGAAACGATGGGATTAATTAATGAAGGATTTGGATCAACACTAACCGGAATAGGGTTAACGATCATTCTCGGATCCATATTGGCGATGGGTATTCAGGATATTAGAGCAACTGATTCTGTTGCAAATTTCTTTAATAAATTGTTTCGTGGAAAGAATATGGAACTTGCTCCTGCTTTAACTGGATTTTTTGTTTCCATTCCTGTTTTTTCTGATGTCACAATGATTCTCCTTGCACCAATTGCATCTAAGATTGCTCATTTGAAAAAAATCTCGATGTCTACCATGACAGCGTTTACAGGTCTAGGGTTAGTTCTTACGCATGGCTTAGTTCCTCCGACCCCAGGTATTTTAGCTACAGCGATTACACTGAAAGCTGATCTTGGATTTGTTATCTTTTGGGGACTGGTTGTGGCCTTAGTTTCATTCTTTGGTACATGGCTATTATTAAGAAAATGGACAGAAAAGGAATTTATATTACCGCTTGATAAGTTTTTAGGAGGAGAAGAAACACGTGCTGATCAGTCGGAGGTTGCTGCGACAATAGAGCCTGCTGCCGAAGCTCCGTTAAAAAATGATACTGGTAAACGTTTACCACCTTTTTATCTTGCATTTCTTCCTATTATACTACCAGTGGTTTTTATCGCGTCTTCTTCCTTCGCTAATATTTTTCTCGAAGAAGGGTCATATTTACAACCATTTTTTGCAACATTAGGTGACAAAACGGTTGCGTTATCTGCCGGTGTGCTCGTTGTGTTGATTTTAGCGTTTATGTATAAACAAAACGTCTATGAATCTGCCATGAAAGAAAGCAGTGATGAAGTCAATCGAGATACACCTTTTATGTATATTTTAGTAGAAACATGGGTAACTCGTGCCCTTCTTGTTGCTATTCTACCGTTATTAATCACGGCTATGAGTGGAGCAATGGGAAATATTATTAAAACAAATGAAACAGTTGAAGCTCTAGCGATTAGTATTGCGAATACAAATGTACTGCCAATTTTACTTCCGTATTTTATCGCTTTTGCCATTATGTCTGCAGCAGGGTCAATGACAATGGCTGCCCTTACAACAGCAGCAATTGTTGTACCGATGATGCCAATTTTGGATTTGTCTCCAGTAGCCGTTACATTAGCGATTGGTGCAGGAACGTTGGCATTGAGTCATTTGAATAATAGTGGATTCTGGATCTTGATTAAATTTTTCAACTTACCGACAAAACAAGGTTTTAAATATATTACAATTCCAACCTTGCTGGCATCCATTATTGCGATTGTTACAATCATTGTGATCAATAGTGTTGGCCTGATTTAA